The following are from one region of the Lysobacterales bacterium genome:
- a CDS encoding energy transducer TonB, whose amino-acid sequence MAQPQRDVVDRVQRGMLIALIAIVAVLAVALALRYIVTGRTELTSLAENRGTGTGSEAAGTVDALLAQARAAMAESRLVAPAGNNAYENYLAVLEQQSGNVSAREALNDLYGIAVSSADQAVGAGDLDEAERLAGMLGRTNPDSFTVVNLRQRIERARAAIAAAELAEQQRQAQAAAAGVAPPPAPEPAAPVGEVVSDLASMISPTAPPTPAPEPAASTPPPSPPPATTTTTSAAPTQRPAAPAVREARLLSRVDPVYPREAARSRQNGWVEVEFTIGRDGTVSDVRVVDARPARVFNQAAQRAIQEWRFEPRLENGEPVASRMRQRFDFRLD is encoded by the coding sequence ATGGCCCAGCCACAACGTGACGTCGTCGATCGCGTCCAGCGCGGAATGCTGATCGCGCTGATCGCCATCGTCGCCGTCCTCGCCGTCGCTCTTGCCCTTCGCTACATCGTCACCGGTCGCACCGAACTGACCAGCCTGGCCGAGAATCGCGGCACCGGCACGGGTTCGGAAGCCGCCGGCACCGTCGATGCCCTGCTCGCCCAGGCGCGCGCCGCGATGGCCGAGAGCCGGCTGGTGGCGCCGGCCGGCAACAACGCCTACGAGAACTACCTTGCGGTGCTCGAGCAGCAATCCGGCAATGTTTCCGCCCGCGAAGCCCTGAACGATCTCTACGGCATCGCCGTCAGCAGTGCCGACCAGGCGGTGGGCGCCGGTGATCTGGACGAGGCCGAGCGCCTGGCCGGCATGCTGGGGCGCACCAATCCCGACTCGTTCACCGTGGTCAACCTGCGCCAGCGTATCGAGCGCGCCCGTGCCGCGATTGCAGCGGCAGAACTGGCGGAGCAGCAGCGGCAGGCCCAGGCCGCCGCCGCCGGCGTCGCGCCGCCGCCCGCACCGGAGCCCGCCGCACCGGTGGGCGAGGTGGTCTCCGACCTTGCCAGCATGATCTCGCCGACCGCCCCGCCAACCCCGGCGCCCGAGCCGGCGGCTTCGACGCCACCGCCCAGTCCGCCGCCGGCCACCACGACGACCACCTCCGCTGCCCCGACGCAACGTCCGGCGGCCCCTGCGGTGCGCGAGGCGCGGTTGCTCAGCCGGGTCGATCCGGTCTATCCGCGCGAAGCCGCGCGCAGCCGTCAGAACGGATGGGTCGAGGTCGAATTCACCATCGGCAGGGACGGCACGGTCAGCGACGTGCGTGTGGTCGACGCCCGCCCCGCCCGCGTCTTCAACCAGGCCGCGCAGCGGGCGATCCAGGAATGGCGGTTCGAGCCGCGCCTGGAGAACGGCGAACCAGTCGCCTCCCGCATGCGCCAGCGCTTCGACTTCCGGCTCGATTGA
- a CDS encoding SRPBCC family protein, whose translation MKILKWLLAVLLVLALVFVVGGFLLPGHVEVERSIDVDRPPGQVHALVDDLSRFNEWSPWAARDPDASYRYEGPAAGVGARLHWRGNAEVGTGSLSITQSEAPGLVVTAVAFEGFDEPAQARFLIVPRGEAGSTVTWRFRSTLRGPLMRWLGFGFIGRAVGDDYERGLAALKTVLESAPLVDVSDLSVRPEQMRALEVIALAGSAPADDLAQISASLGALYGQLLEHAAAQSLDIAGQPLTLTATPDPAVWRFQAALPVRAGAGWRPDGSDIELLQLPAGPALVGEHIGPYAGLADAVARLDAHARSLGLERGAPIRQIYVSDPGDTPEDALVTRIEWPVVER comes from the coding sequence ATGAAAATCCTGAAGTGGTTGCTGGCCGTGCTGCTGGTCCTGGCACTGGTATTCGTGGTGGGTGGCTTTCTGCTGCCGGGCCATGTCGAGGTCGAGCGCAGCATCGATGTCGATCGCCCGCCGGGGCAGGTTCATGCCCTGGTGGACGATCTGTCGCGCTTCAATGAATGGTCGCCCTGGGCGGCGCGCGATCCGGACGCCAGCTACCGTTACGAGGGACCGGCGGCCGGCGTCGGCGCGCGCCTGCACTGGCGCGGAAACGCCGAGGTCGGAACCGGCAGCCTCAGCATCACGCAGAGCGAAGCGCCGGGCCTGGTGGTCACCGCGGTGGCCTTCGAGGGCTTCGACGAGCCGGCGCAGGCGCGCTTCCTGATCGTGCCCCGCGGCGAGGCCGGCAGCACGGTCACCTGGCGTTTCCGCAGCACGCTGCGCGGTCCGCTGATGCGCTGGCTCGGCTTCGGGTTCATCGGCCGCGCGGTCGGCGATGACTACGAAAGGGGCCTGGCAGCGCTGAAGACCGTGCTGGAGTCGGCGCCGCTGGTGGATGTCTCCGACCTGTCGGTGCGACCCGAACAGATGCGGGCACTGGAGGTCATCGCCCTCGCCGGAAGCGCGCCGGCCGATGACCTGGCGCAGATCTCGGCGAGCCTGGGCGCCCTGTATGGCCAGCTGCTCGAGCACGCCGCCGCGCAGTCGCTGGACATCGCCGGCCAGCCGCTCACCCTCACCGCCACGCCGGATCCGGCGGTATGGCGGTTCCAGGCGGCGCTCCCGGTGCGGGCCGGCGCCGGCTGGCGTCCCGACGGCAGCGACATCGAATTGCTGCAGTTGCCGGCCGGGCCCGCCCTGGTCGGGGAACACATCGGGCCCTACGCCGGGCTTGCCGATGCCGTCGCCCGGCTCGACGCCCATGCGCGCTCGCTGGGCCTGGAGCGCGGCGCGCCGATCCGGCAGATCTATGTGAGCGATCCTGGCGACACGCCCGAGGACGCGCTGGTCACCCGCATCGAGTGGCCGGTGGTGGAGCGCTAA
- the gcvH gene encoding glycine cleavage system protein GcvH, translating into MSEIPGDLKFLKSHEWARLDDEGLVTIGISDHAQGLLGDLVYVELPRVGDTVDAGNGCAVVESVKAASDVYSPVSGEVVAVNAALSDKPETINEDAYGEGWILVVRPSDPAELEDLLDPDAYADLIEGEDD; encoded by the coding sequence ATGTCCGAGATTCCTGGCGACCTGAAGTTCCTCAAGAGCCACGAGTGGGCCCGTCTCGACGACGAGGGCCTGGTCACCATCGGCATCTCGGACCACGCACAGGGCCTGCTCGGCGACCTGGTCTACGTCGAACTGCCGCGCGTCGGCGACACCGTCGACGCCGGCAACGGCTGCGCGGTGGTCGAGTCGGTGAAGGCCGCTTCGGACGTCTACAGCCCGGTGTCCGGCGAGGTCGTGGCGGTCAACGCCGCGCTGTCCGACAAGCCCGAGACCATCAATGAGGACGCCTACGGCGAAGGCTGGATCCTGGTCGTCCGGCCGTCCGATCCCGCCGAACTCGAAGATCTGCTCGACCCGGACGCCTACGCCGACCTGATCGAGGGCGAGGACGACTGA
- the gcvT gene encoding glycine cleavage system aminomethyltransferase GcvT produces the protein MAKATPLNEAHRRLGARMVDFGGWDMPINYGSQIDEHHAVRRDCGMFDVSHMTVVDLQGEGCRDFLRRLMANDVDRLKGPGRALYTCMLEPSGGVIDDLIVYRRAGHDYRLVVNAATREADLEWLQGHAGGFGVSVRERPELAMVAVQGPNARARVAAVLGGDVATSADALARFAFLEQEELFIARTGYTGEDGFEVVLPAGRAEAFWQDLLDAGVVPCGLGARDTLRLEAGMNLYGQDMDRTTSPLESGLAWTVSMAGGRDFIGRDALAAQVAAGVPRQLVGLVLDERGVLRHGQRVTCAGGEGEVTSGSFSPTVGKSIALARIPAGEPGPATVDIRGRELPVRIVQPPFVRDGVARPGV, from the coding sequence ATGGCCAAGGCCACCCCCCTCAATGAAGCGCATCGCAGGCTCGGCGCCCGCATGGTCGACTTCGGCGGCTGGGACATGCCGATCAACTACGGCTCCCAGATCGACGAGCACCATGCGGTGCGGCGCGACTGCGGCATGTTCGATGTCTCGCACATGACCGTGGTCGACCTGCAGGGCGAGGGCTGCCGCGACTTCCTGCGTCGGCTGATGGCGAACGACGTCGATCGCCTGAAGGGTCCCGGCCGGGCCCTCTACACCTGCATGCTGGAGCCGTCCGGCGGCGTCATCGACGACCTGATCGTGTACCGCCGTGCCGGGCACGATTACCGCCTGGTGGTCAACGCCGCCACCCGCGAGGCCGACCTGGAGTGGCTGCAAGGCCACGCCGGCGGATTCGGGGTGAGCGTGCGCGAGCGTCCCGAGCTGGCCATGGTCGCCGTCCAGGGACCCAACGCCCGGGCGCGTGTCGCCGCCGTGCTGGGGGGCGACGTCGCGACCTCGGCTGACGCCCTGGCGCGCTTCGCCTTCCTGGAGCAGGAGGAGCTGTTCATCGCCCGCACCGGCTACACCGGGGAGGACGGCTTCGAGGTGGTGCTGCCGGCCGGCCGTGCCGAAGCGTTCTGGCAGGATCTGCTCGACGCCGGGGTGGTGCCCTGCGGGCTGGGCGCGCGGGACACCCTGCGCCTCGAGGCCGGCATGAACCTCTACGGCCAGGACATGGACCGCACCACGTCGCCGCTGGAATCGGGCCTGGCGTGGACGGTGTCGATGGCCGGCGGGCGCGACTTCATCGGCCGCGACGCGCTGGCCGCCCAGGTCGCTGCCGGGGTGCCCAGGCAACTGGTCGGCCTGGTGCTGGACGAGCGCGGGGTGCTGCGCCACGGCCAGCGGGTGACCTGCGCGGGCGGCGAAGGCGAGGTGACCTCCGGCAGCTTCTCGCCGACCGTCGGCAAGTCGATCGCCCTCGCCAGGATCCCGGCCGGCGAACCCGGGCCGGCGACGGTGGACATCCGCGGCCGCGAGTTGCCGGTGCGCATCGTGCAGCCGCCGTTCGTGCGCGACGGCGTCGCCCGTCCCGGCGTCTGA
- a CDS encoding iron ABC transporter permease codes for MNSTTDAGTTRAGRRVSWSAAARRGLPWLAALLLATPLLLALSGLALAWATPAPETWAHLRAHVLPGALANTGALLLAVGIGCAVLGTACAWLNARHDYPGRRLFEWALLLPLALPTYVVAFVAIGLLDYAGPVQSAWRAATGSRAALFSPNGWPWAAALLVLCLYPYVYLTVRSALLRQGEAPAEAARSLGLGRWRTFWRIRLPLLRPALMAGLGLALLETLAEFGAVSLLGVETLTTAVYKTWFGLYSLPAAAQLASLGLLLAAVLLLAEWRARARQRQYDARLRPATRQRLRGPAASIAILAQAMLLLLAFVLPLVQLLAWSLPELSWSATELRALGNTVRLGALAAVLLVGAGLVQALLRRRAASRPALGGVLALSTLGYGVPGTVLAAGLLLGLLSVERGLAAAGADGVLLTGTLGALLLALQARFLRASAEPLAAGLALLRPSLPEAARSLGAGAWRRLLLTLPMLRPSVLAALLLVAIEVMKELPATLMLRPFGWDTLAIRIYALTSEGLWREAARPALGLVLAGLLPIWWLVRLQNGPSVPGRPGATSAD; via the coding sequence ATGAATTCGACGACCGACGCCGGGACGACCCGTGCAGGCCGCCGCGTGTCCTGGTCGGCCGCGGCGCGCCGGGGCCTGCCCTGGCTTGCCGCACTGTTGCTCGCCACGCCCCTGCTGCTCGCCCTGTCCGGACTGGCCCTGGCCTGGGCCACGCCGGCGCCGGAAACCTGGGCGCACCTGCGTGCCCATGTCCTGCCGGGCGCCCTGGCCAATACCGGGGCCCTGCTGCTGGCGGTCGGCATCGGCTGCGCGGTGCTCGGTACCGCCTGCGCCTGGCTCAACGCACGCCACGACTATCCGGGCCGTCGCCTGTTCGAGTGGGCGCTGCTGCTGCCATTGGCGCTGCCGACCTATGTCGTGGCCTTCGTCGCGATCGGCCTGCTCGACTACGCGGGGCCGGTGCAGTCGGCCTGGCGGGCGGCGACCGGCAGCCGCGCCGCGCTGTTCAGCCCCAACGGCTGGCCGTGGGCGGCTGCGCTGCTGGTGCTGTGTCTCTACCCCTACGTCTATCTGACGGTGCGGTCCGCCCTGCTGCGCCAGGGCGAGGCGCCCGCCGAAGCGGCGCGTTCGCTGGGCCTGGGTCGCTGGCGCACCTTCTGGCGGATCCGCCTGCCGCTGCTGCGTCCGGCCCTGATGGCCGGACTCGGCCTTGCCCTGCTGGAGACCCTGGCCGAGTTCGGCGCCGTCAGCCTGCTTGGCGTCGAGACGCTGACCACGGCGGTCTACAAGACCTGGTTCGGGCTGTACTCGCTGCCGGCCGCCGCGCAGTTGGCGTCGCTCGGCCTGCTGCTGGCCGCCGTGCTGCTGCTTGCCGAGTGGCGCGCACGGGCACGGCAGCGGCAATACGACGCGCGCCTGCGTCCTGCGACCCGGCAGCGCCTGCGAGGACCGGCGGCGAGCATCGCGATCCTGGCGCAGGCGATGCTCCTGTTGCTGGCGTTCGTGTTGCCGCTGGTGCAGTTGCTGGCCTGGTCCCTGCCGGAGCTGTCCTGGAGCGCAACGGAGCTGCGTGCCCTGGGCAATACCGTCCGCCTGGGTGCACTGGCCGCGGTCCTGCTGGTGGGTGCCGGCCTGGTCCAGGCGCTGCTGCGCAGGCGGGCGGCATCCCGGCCCGCGCTGGGTGGCGTGCTCGCGCTGTCGACGCTCGGCTACGGCGTGCCCGGCACGGTTCTGGCCGCCGGCCTGCTGCTGGGCCTGCTGTCGGTCGAGCGCGGACTCGCGGCGGCGGGTGCCGACGGGGTGCTGCTGACGGGCACGCTGGGCGCCCTGCTGCTGGCCTTGCAGGCCCGTTTCCTGAGGGCGTCGGCCGAACCGCTTGCCGCGGGGCTGGCCCTGTTGCGGCCATCCCTGCCGGAGGCGGCGCGCAGTCTGGGCGCGGGTGCCTGGCGGCGCCTGCTGCTGACGCTGCCGATGCTGAGGCCGAGCGTGCTCGCCGCCCTGCTGCTGGTCGCCATCGAGGTGATGAAGGAACTGCCGGCGACCCTCATGTTGCGGCCGTTCGGCTGGGACACGCTGGCGATCCGGATCTATGCGCTGACTTCCGAAGGACTCTGGCGGGAGGCGGCGCGCCCGGCACTGGGCCTGGTGCTGGCCGGCCTGTTGCCGATCTGGTGGCTGGTCCGGTTGCAGAACGGGCCATCGGTACCCGGCCGGCCCGGCGCCACGAGCGCGGACTGA
- a CDS encoding extracellular solute-binding protein, translating to MRRLPLLVLALALSAPAAADSLVVYSERKEPLLTPILDAWTAQTGVPVQLLTDQAQVLIERLAAEGERTRADVLITVDAGNLWLATERGVLAPLQSERLDQVVPAAFRDPDGHWYAITERARVIVRSTERLPAGELSTYEDLADPKWKGRLCLRSSRKVYNQSLVAMLIDRHGEEAAERIVRGWVANLAAPPFADDTLVVSAIAAGQCDVGIVNTYYYGRLARDRADLPVAVFWPNQGQGESGVHVNVTGAGLVRHGRQPELARRFIEWLLSESAQRQFADIDFEFAVRPGIEPNADVAAWGGFRADDRNIAQAGRRQAQAVRLMDRAGYR from the coding sequence ATGCGCCGACTTCCCTTGCTCGTCCTTGCCCTGGCGCTGTCCGCGCCTGCCGCCGCAGATTCGCTGGTGGTCTACAGCGAGCGGAAGGAGCCCCTGCTCACGCCGATCCTTGACGCCTGGACCGCGCAGACCGGGGTGCCGGTGCAACTGCTCACCGACCAGGCCCAGGTGCTGATCGAACGCCTTGCCGCGGAAGGCGAGCGCACCCGCGCCGACGTGCTGATCACCGTCGATGCCGGCAACCTCTGGCTGGCCACCGAGCGCGGCGTGCTGGCGCCGCTGCAGTCCGAGCGCCTCGACCAGGTGGTGCCAGCCGCGTTCCGCGATCCCGACGGCCACTGGTACGCGATCACCGAACGCGCCCGCGTGATCGTCCGCTCCACCGAACGGCTGCCTGCCGGCGAGTTGTCCACCTACGAGGACCTGGCCGACCCGAAGTGGAAGGGTCGGCTGTGCCTGCGCTCGTCGCGCAAGGTCTACAACCAGTCGCTGGTGGCGATGCTGATCGACCGCCACGGCGAGGAAGCCGCCGAGCGGATCGTTCGCGGCTGGGTGGCCAACCTCGCCGCGCCACCGTTCGCCGACGACACCCTGGTGGTAAGCGCCATCGCCGCCGGCCAGTGCGACGTCGGCATCGTCAATACCTACTATTACGGTCGACTCGCCAGGGACCGGGCGGATCTGCCGGTTGCGGTGTTCTGGCCCAACCAGGGCCAGGGCGAGTCCGGCGTCCACGTCAACGTCACCGGCGCCGGTCTGGTCCGGCACGGCCGCCAGCCCGAGCTGGCGCGTCGCTTCATCGAATGGCTGCTGTCGGAATCCGCCCAGCGACAGTTCGCCGACATCGACTTCGAATTCGCGGTGCGGCCCGGCATCGAGCCGAACGCCGACGTCGCCGCCTGGGGCGGCTTCCGAGCCGACGACCGCAACATCGCCCAGGCCGGCCGCCGCCAGGCCCAGGCGGTGCGACTGATGGACCGGGCCGGCTACCGCTGA
- a CDS encoding NfeD family protein, with amino-acid sequence MPALYWLVLGLLLMVAELFNPGAFLLWLGLGALLTALVVMLASGIAPVWQFVLFGVLSLAAILAYREWRRRHPRVEASDRPLLNQRAAQLVGGNHLLLEPIVDGRGRLKIGDAFWTITGPDALAGSRVRVVATDGVTLTVRPID; translated from the coding sequence ATGCCGGCGCTCTACTGGCTGGTGCTCGGCCTGCTGCTGATGGTCGCCGAGCTGTTCAACCCGGGCGCCTTCCTGCTCTGGCTGGGCCTGGGTGCGTTGCTGACCGCACTGGTGGTGATGCTGGCGTCCGGCATCGCGCCGGTCTGGCAGTTCGTGCTGTTCGGGGTGCTGTCGCTGGCGGCAATCCTGGCCTACCGGGAATGGCGGCGGCGCCATCCCCGGGTGGAAGCCTCGGACCGCCCGCTGCTGAACCAGCGGGCGGCGCAACTGGTCGGCGGCAACCACCTGCTGCTCGAGCCGATCGTCGACGGCCGCGGGCGGTTGAAGATCGGCGATGCCTTCTGGACGATCACCGGGCCCGACGCCCTGGCCGGTTCGCGGGTCCGCGTCGTCGCCACCGACGGCGTCACGCTGACGGTGCGGCCCATCGACTGA
- a CDS encoding SPFH/Band 7/PHB domain protein, translated as MEMGTILIWVIVALVVFAFVKGVRIVPQGYEYTVERFGKYVYTMHPGLGLLVPIVYDVGRKINMMEQVLDVPSQDVITKDNAVVKVDAITFFQVLDSPKAAYEVSNLEQAMTALVQTNIRTVIGSMDLDESLSQREEINAKLLSVVDQATNPWGIKVNRIEIKDIQPPRDLVDSMARQMKAEREKRANILEAEGHRASEILRAEGEKQAAVLEAEGRREAAFRDAEARERLAEAEARATQMVSDAIAKGDTQAINYFVAQKYVEALKAFATSPQQKTLILPTEATGILGALAGISELVGGGKTPVVVPPTPQRGRE; from the coding sequence ATGGAGATGGGGACGATCCTGATCTGGGTGATCGTGGCGCTGGTGGTGTTCGCCTTCGTCAAGGGCGTGCGCATCGTGCCGCAGGGCTACGAGTACACCGTCGAGCGCTTCGGCAAGTACGTGTACACCATGCACCCGGGCCTCGGCCTGCTGGTGCCGATCGTCTACGACGTCGGTCGCAAGATCAACATGATGGAGCAGGTGCTCGACGTGCCGTCCCAGGACGTGATCACCAAGGACAACGCGGTGGTCAAGGTCGACGCGATCACCTTCTTCCAGGTCCTGGATTCCCCCAAGGCCGCCTACGAGGTGTCCAACCTCGAGCAGGCGATGACCGCCCTGGTGCAGACCAACATCCGCACCGTGATCGGCTCCATGGACCTCGACGAGTCGCTCAGCCAGCGCGAGGAGATCAACGCCAAGCTGCTGTCGGTGGTCGACCAGGCCACCAATCCCTGGGGCATCAAGGTCAACCGCATCGAGATCAAGGACATCCAGCCGCCGCGCGACCTGGTCGATTCGATGGCGCGGCAGATGAAGGCCGAGCGCGAGAAGCGCGCCAACATCCTGGAGGCCGAGGGCCACCGGGCTTCGGAGATCCTGCGCGCCGAGGGCGAGAAGCAGGCCGCCGTGCTGGAAGCCGAGGGCCGCCGCGAGGCCGCCTTCCGGGACGCCGAGGCGCGCGAGCGCCTCGCCGAGGCCGAAGCCCGCGCCACCCAGATGGTCTCCGATGCCATCGCCAAGGGCGACACCCAGGCGATCAACTATTTCGTCGCCCAGAAGTACGTCGAGGCGCTCAAGGCGTTCGCCACCTCGCCGCAGCAGAAGACCCTGATCCTGCCCACCGAGGCGACCGGCATCCTCGGCGCCCTGGCCGGCATCTCGGAACTGGTCGGCGGGGGCAAGACGCCGGTGGTCGTGCCGCCAACGCCCCAGCGCGGCCGGGAGTAG
- a CDS encoding HAMP domain-containing protein, whose product MLLGTGLGVLLHGRDLGGRLVFALAALLSLGVCLVAARLLTRPLASLLRALTGSVAAFKDGDFSFSLATRRRDEIGDLVAAHNALGRVLREERQALFQRELLLDTLAQNAPTALVLVNARDTIVYANSAARRLLHAGRRLEGHHLAALLEAAPAPLRDAVAERREGLFGVELGAEEEIFHLATRGFRLNGQAHRLFLIRHMTREISRQEVASWKKVLRVISHELNNSLAPISSLAHSGRELARRGEVARLDGVLATIGERAGHLAEFIRGYAAFAKLPAPRPEAIHWQPFLAKLALQYPFAVAQPLPEAPGWADPAQLGQALINLLKNAHESGSDPAAISVRVGTGPGECRIEVADAGPGMSEKVLASALVPFYSTKRSGTGLGLALAREIAEAHGGRIALSNRPGGGLLVRLSLPAAPGG is encoded by the coding sequence ATGCTGCTGGGCACCGGGCTGGGCGTGCTTTTGCACGGCCGCGACCTCGGCGGCCGCCTGGTGTTCGCGCTGGCGGCACTGCTCAGCCTGGGGGTCTGCCTGGTCGCGGCGCGCCTGCTGACCCGGCCCCTGGCCAGCCTGCTGCGGGCCCTGACCGGCAGCGTCGCGGCGTTCAAGGACGGCGACTTCAGCTTCAGCCTGGCGACCCGCCGGCGCGACGAGATCGGCGACCTGGTCGCCGCCCACAATGCGCTCGGCCGCGTCCTGCGCGAGGAGCGCCAGGCGTTGTTCCAGCGCGAACTGCTGCTCGATACCCTGGCCCAGAACGCGCCGACCGCCCTGGTACTGGTCAACGCCCGCGACACCATCGTGTATGCCAACAGTGCCGCGCGCCGCCTGTTGCACGCGGGTCGCCGCCTCGAGGGGCATCACCTTGCGGCCCTGCTGGAAGCCGCGCCAGCGCCGCTGCGGGACGCGGTGGCGGAGCGCCGCGAGGGCCTGTTCGGCGTGGAACTGGGCGCCGAGGAGGAGATCTTCCACCTGGCCACCCGCGGTTTCCGCCTGAACGGCCAGGCGCACAGGCTGTTCCTGATCCGGCACATGACCCGGGAGATCAGCCGCCAGGAGGTGGCGAGCTGGAAGAAGGTGTTGCGGGTGATCAGCCACGAACTCAACAACTCGCTTGCGCCGATCTCCTCGCTGGCGCACTCCGGCCGCGAACTGGCGCGTCGCGGCGAGGTGGCGCGCCTGGACGGCGTGCTGGCCACCATCGGCGAGCGTGCCGGCCACCTGGCCGAGTTCATCCGCGGCTACGCCGCCTTCGCCAAGCTGCCGGCGCCCCGGCCGGAGGCGATCCACTGGCAGCCGTTCCTGGCCAAGCTGGCATTGCAGTATCCGTTCGCCGTCGCGCAGCCCCTGCCGGAAGCGCCGGGATGGGCGGACCCGGCGCAGCTCGGCCAGGCGCTCATCAACCTGCTGAAGAACGCCCATGAATCCGGCTCCGACCCGGCGGCGATCAGCGTGCGGGTCGGCACCGGGCCGGGCGAATGCCGCATCGAGGTCGCCGATGCCGGACCGGGCATGAGCGAGAAGGTCCTGGCCAGCGCCCTGGTGCCGTTCTACTCCACCAAGCGCAGCGGCACCGGCCTGGGCCTGGCGCTGGCGCGCGAGATCGCCGAGGCGCATGGCGGCCGCATCGCCCTGTCCAACCGGCCCGGCGGCGGCTTGCTGGTGCGTCTGAGCCTGCCCGCAGCGCCCGGCGGCTGA
- a CDS encoding sigma-54-dependent Fis family transcriptional regulator has protein sequence MSTVLVIDDNPAVGTALEVLLSLREIRTLTATTPEAGLAALATEPVDLVIQDMNFSADTTSGEEGVALFHAVRAGHPDLPIVLLTAWTHLETAIELVKAGAADYLAKPWQDDRLLTTVDNLIELAESARAARRFQDEQRQALSELADRYRLCGQVVVSRAMEQAVRLAGQVARSDLPVLIAGPNGAGKEGIAAIVHANSPVAEGPYVTVNCGALPAELIEAELFGAEAGAYTSAGRAREGRFEAADGGTLFLDEIGNLPLSGQVKLLRVLETGQFERLGSNRTRQVKVRLVSATNADLPAMIAAGGFREDLYYRLNVIEIKVPPLAQRREDILPLAEHFLERQARLSEGARRALLRHAWPGNVRELKNAVLRARLLCRDGVIAVGDLGLPAAPGAGPMPPAATVEPDRAAIEEALRRAGGVVSQAAGELGLSRQALYRRLDKLGLDPALVR, from the coding sequence ATGAGCACGGTCCTGGTGATCGACGACAATCCTGCGGTGGGCACGGCGCTCGAGGTGCTGCTCTCGCTGCGCGAGATACGGACGCTCACCGCGACGACACCGGAGGCCGGACTGGCGGCGCTCGCCACCGAGCCGGTCGACCTGGTCATCCAGGACATGAACTTCAGTGCCGACACCACCTCCGGCGAGGAAGGCGTGGCCCTGTTCCACGCCGTGCGTGCCGGCCACCCGGATCTGCCGATCGTCCTGCTCACCGCCTGGACCCACCTGGAGACCGCGATCGAGCTGGTCAAGGCCGGCGCCGCCGACTATCTGGCCAAGCCCTGGCAGGACGACCGCCTGCTGACCACCGTCGACAACCTGATCGAACTGGCCGAATCGGCCCGTGCCGCGCGCCGTTTCCAGGACGAGCAGCGCCAGGCCCTGTCGGAGCTGGCGGACCGCTACCGGTTGTGCGGTCAGGTCGTGGTCTCGCGCGCCATGGAGCAGGCCGTGCGCCTGGCCGGACAGGTCGCGCGCTCGGACCTGCCGGTGCTGATCGCCGGGCCCAACGGTGCCGGAAAGGAGGGCATCGCGGCGATCGTCCACGCCAACTCGCCGGTGGCCGAGGGGCCATATGTGACGGTCAACTGCGGTGCGTTGCCGGCCGAGCTGATCGAGGCCGAGCTGTTCGGCGCCGAGGCCGGCGCCTACACCAGCGCCGGCCGCGCGCGCGAGGGTCGCTTCGAGGCGGCCGATGGCGGCACGCTGTTCCTGGACGAGATCGGCAACCTGCCGCTGTCCGGACAGGTCAAGCTGCTGCGCGTGCTGGAGACCGGCCAGTTCGAGCGGCTGGGCTCCAACCGCACCCGGCAGGTGAAGGTGCGACTGGTGTCGGCCACCAACGCCGACCTGCCGGCGATGATCGCGGCGGGCGGCTTCCGCGAGGACCTCTACTACCGGCTCAACGTCATCGAGATCAAGGTTCCGCCCCTGGCGCAGCGGCGAGAGGACATCCTGCCGCTGGCCGAGCACTTCCTGGAGCGTCAGGCGCGGCTGTCCGAGGGCGCCCGTCGGGCCCTGCTGCGGCATGCCTGGCCGGGCAATGTCCGCGAACTGAAGAACGCGGTGCTGCGAGCGCGACTGCTGTGCCGGGACGGCGTGATCGCCGTCGGCGACCTTGGGCTGCCGGCCGCCCCGGGTGCCGGGCCGATGCCGCCAGCGGCAACGGTCGAGCCCGACCGGGCCGCCATCGAGGAGGCGCTGCGACGCGCCGGCGGGGTGGTCTCGCAGGCCGCCGGAGAGCTGGGCCTGAGCCGGCAGGCGCTGTACCGCAGGCTCGACAAGCTCGGCCTCGACCCGGCGCTGGTGCGCTGA